The genomic stretch AATTGTGTAGCTTATAGACAAGAATAATGAGTGCTGTCCTCTGAAGCAAAGGACAGTTTTGCTCATAGCTTTGGAAGCTACAGCTTGTGTTTCCATTGGAGACAAGTTAGGAATCTTATTCTCAACAAAATAGTGTTTCCATTTAGAGCAAAGAGCAGTCATGCTTACTGCACACTATTAAATGTTTGACTTCCATAAACTCAGGGTTTCTCTCCTATAATGCAGCCCTCTTTGTAGTTCTCTTCAGGAATTAAGCCTTGGAGAAATGATGCAAAAATGTCAATACTCTATCTACTGCTATCATTGTAACAAACCTTTCTTTATCTCTGATCCAGGAGTTTCATGTCTTTTACTAGATTCCATAAAATTGTGGCAGGCTAACATTTGCTTACTAATTGGGTAAAATTTCAGTTTATTCACAGTTCTTgacaaattctgattttaaaaactagtttAATCAATTAAAAGGTAATTATAATCCtatgttaaaatgaatttaagattATGCTGTGGGAAAAAGTACTTGGACAAAAGTATTTGAAACATTGagttttggaaatttatttacatattttggatGGAAACATTTGATACAGTTTACTTGgaattcctggaaaaaaaaagagtatttatttttttaaaatgggaatgcTTAATATACttcagaataataattttaaaactcttgCTCCCTGCCCAAAGATTCTTTTTGCATATTCAATGTATAtgagtaatataaataaaatatgaatttcatttaaaacacaaaatccCCCAATAATTCCATTATATAGTAAATTGGTTATGAATGTTACAAAACTAAATGGTATTCATCTTAAAGTTTCCTTCTTATTTCTGTATTCTGGTTAGTGCCCAATAGGCTATAAGACTCTTGACACGTCTCTACTAATCTACCACAACATACATACCTTTCAAATCATGAGCTAAAGGCCTACTCCTAGGATTAGAAGTGTCTTCATAAGTATTATAGTTGTCAAAATGGAATTTCTCTCTTCTTGAAATGTGAGTCATTTTTGTTAGGTCATGATGCTGACTAGAAATTTTATCACTTAAACTCAAATATTCTCGCTGAAGATTCCGCATCTCAAATTCCAAGGTGTTCCTTTCATTTTCTATACTTCTTACATAGTTTTCTAAAAGCATTTTGTCTTCAGTAAGTCGACTGAGGCTGttttcaaaattcatattttcttgaCTATGTTTCTTTAGTTCTTCTTTCAGAATTTGATTATCTGTCTTAATTTCCACTACCATTTTTGATAACATTTCGCATTCCTTGCTGATTTCTGACAAGCTGTTTTTATAGATATTTGCTTctgattttgcatttttaatttctttcagaaaaCTCTCTTCTGAAGCATTTTGGTAAGTTTGAAGAGtctcaatttttctttccatcatttgTCTAGCAGCAGTAGCATCTTGTAATATTGTTTCAAGgttcagtttttcatttttaattgtttctaagATTTGAAGAAGTGACTCTTGCTCATTTTTTGCcagtctttccttctcttttagcTGCAGGATCTCCAGCTGGTTTTCTTTTAGCTCATTTTCAAGTGAACTTTTGTCTTGGAGGAGTTGGTATGTTTTTTTCTCCAGAAtgtctttttcatcatgtatcacgagaatatttgttttcattgcttCCATTTCTATATTCATTCTGTTATTTTCACTACTGACAAGGGCCATATCGTTCTGAATTTTGTGTTCCTTACTTTTTAGCTGATCGAATGCATCCAACATTTGTTGCTTCTCCAAAGCAAGCtgactatttttttcctcaagcATTTTGTTTTGGCCTTGGAGAACATTATATTtgctaattattttcttaaattctttaagaCATTCTTTGCTGTCATCTTCTGCTTTAATTAACTTGGACTGAATAGTGTTTTTTTCTTCAACCAAATTCTTTAGTTGCTTTTCGTGGCTTTCAATTTTCTGTATCAGAGATTGTGTGGTAAAGACTAGAGGCTTTATTTTGGTCTTCAGGGTTAGATTTTCGTTTTCCAGTTCTGATACTTTTTTCTGTATCTGCATAGATTCTTTTAGGTAATTCTGTAAGTACTGAATTTTTGCAACACACTGCTCAGTGACAGAATTGACTTTagatgttttctcattttcagcTATTACTGATCCGTGTTTTACTATAAATGGTTTcccttctttgtcttttatttcatgttttgtttGGTCAAGGAATGACAGTGTATGTCTTGGAACTCGGGAATGGAATTTTAAATCTGTAATATGCTTGCCGTTGATAGGAAtgtctttattgtttttctcattattttttcccctgtgtATTTCACTCTTCGATAATTTTTTACATTTCCTACAAAAATTCACATGGAATTTTGACACTGTTTCCCTGAGTGGGAGTAACTTGCTTACTAATGCCTCTAATTCTGAAATTCTCTttgattttatatcttcattTAAGTTACTTTCTATGCTTTCCTCCTTAGTGAAGTCAATTTTTTCCTTGTGAATGGGGAACAGGTCATAGTTCccatttctttgaatatttgggTTGGTTTTTAAGGTTTGAAGTTCACTTGTAAGTGCCAGTTCCCTATCATGTGACTTTTGAAGCTCTTCCTTCATTTGCTTAATCGAGTAGCAAATATCATCCAAATTTTCACAAAAGCCATGCTTCAGAAAAGGCATGTCCATTTTGGATTTATCCAGAATACCTGTATCTGCTTGAGATAT from Ictidomys tridecemlineatus isolate mIctTri1 chromosome 14, mIctTri1.hap1, whole genome shotgun sequence encodes the following:
- the Ccdc110 gene encoding coiled-coil domain-containing protein 110, with product MDHLAGAPGQLHSSQQEPKTLLGSVTEKHTEEEDAVDSVLLSASKILNASEGLKEIGGSEAEYGCISESENQIQPQSALKVLQHQLESFQALRIQTLQNVSMVQSEISEILNKSIIEVETPQFGSEKNLAFSTHTEKNSPIEKPEEIFSMEKIHHFEDSMIRPSMDEKFSSNNVNSLSQSINIPSQMQFKDILTLENLRTPTDNSASNIIIMNPSENSDILKNYNNQYSFLPKISQNVISQADTGILDKSKMDMPFLKHGFCENLDDICYSIKQMKEELQKSHDRELALTSELQTLKTNPNIQRNGNYDLFPIHKEKIDFTKEESIESNLNEDIKSKRISELEALVSKLLPLRETVSKFHVNFCRKCKKLSKSEIHRGKNNEKNNKDIPINGKHITDLKFHSRVPRHTLSFLDQTKHEIKDKEGKPFIVKHGSVIAENEKTSKVNSVTEQCVAKIQYLQNYLKESMQIQKKVSELENENLTLKTKIKPLVFTTQSLIQKIESHEKQLKNLVEEKNTIQSKLIKAEDDSKECLKEFKKIISKYNVLQGQNKMLEEKNSQLALEKQQMLDAFDQLKSKEHKIQNDMALVSSENNRMNIEMEAMKTNILVIHDEKDILEKKTYQLLQDKSSLENELKENQLEILQLKEKERLAKNEQESLLQILETIKNEKLNLETILQDATAARQMMERKIETLQTYQNASEESFLKEIKNAKSEANIYKNSLSEISKECEMLSKMVVEIKTDNQILKEELKKHSQENMNFENSLSRLTEDKMLLENYVRSIENERNTLEFEMRNLQREYLSLSDKISSQHHDLTKMTHISRREKFHFDNYNTYEDTSNPRSRPLAHDLKGIPSKLYQMFPSKICK